A stretch of Prionailurus bengalensis isolate Pbe53 chromosome E4, Fcat_Pben_1.1_paternal_pri, whole genome shotgun sequence DNA encodes these proteins:
- the LOC122475986 gene encoding protein S100-A15A: MTGTPVEESLFQIIHCYHQYAAREGDVETLSLEELKALLMDNVPRFMESLGRKEPYYISELFRAADRNKDNQICFDEFLFVLGRLVRDYHLHYHRQQCAHYCAQHSLH; encoded by the exons ATGACAGGCACACCAGTGGAGGAATCCCTCTTCCAAATCATCCACTGTTACCACCAGTATGCAGCCCGGGAGGGAGACGTGGAGACCCTCTCCCTGGAGGAGTTGAAGGCTCTGCTTATGGACAATGTACCCCGCTTCATGGAGAGCCTG ggCCGGAAGGAGCCCTACTACATCTCGGAGTTGTTCCGGGCTGCAGACAGGAACAAGGACAACCAGATCTGCTTTGATGAGTTCCTCTTCGTCCTGGGCCGTCTGGTGAGGGACTACCACCTGCACTACCACCGGCAGCAGTGTGCCCACTACTGTGCCCAGCACAGTCTCCACTAG
- the S100A8 gene encoding protein S100-A8 — protein MALAAGQSLAAIKGSQHSALHVFCQLCFRETWWGRSLGTMLTELETAINCLIDVYHKYSLEKGNYHALYRDDLKKLLETECPRYMKKKDADTWFKELDVNSDGAINFEEFLILVIKVGVATHEDIHRE, from the exons ATGGCCCTGGCAGCTGGCCAAAGCCTGGCTGCTATAAAAGGGAGCCAACACTCAGCTCTGCATGTCTTCTGTCAACTCTGTTTCAGGGAGACCTG GTGGGGCAGATCCTTGGGCACCATGCTGACGGAACTGGAGACTGCTATAAACTGCCTCATTGACGTTTACCACAAATACTCCTTGGAGAAGGGGAATTACCATGCCCTCTACAGGGATGATTTGAAGAAATTGTTAGAGACAGAGTGTCCTCGGTACATGAAG AAAAAGGATGCAGACACCTGGTTCAAAGAGTTGGATGTCAATAGTGATGGTGCAATTAACTTTGAAGAGTTCCTCATACTGGTGATAAAGGTGGGTGTGGCAACCCATGAAGATATCCACCGAGAGTAG
- the LOC122475984 gene encoding protein S100-A12-like, whose protein sequence is MTKLEEHLEGIINVFHRYSSRVGDPDTLSKGELKQLITRELTNTLQNTKDQPTIDKIFQDLDADKDGQVTFDEFVVLVSRVLRTAHVNIHKE, encoded by the exons ATGACTAAGCTGGAAGAACACTTGGAGGGGATCATTAATGTCTTCCACCGGTACTCAAGCCGGGTGGGGGATCCTGACACCCTTTCCAAGGGTGAGCTGAAGCAGCTGATCACAAGGGAACTTACAAACACCCTCCAG AATACCAAAGATCAACCTACCATTGACAAGATATTCCAAGATCTGGATGCTGATAAAGATGGACAGGTCACCTTTGATGAATTTGTAGTCCTGGTGTCTCGCGTGCTACGGACTGCCCATGTCAATATCCACAAAGAGTAG